One window from the genome of Drosophila albomicans strain 15112-1751.03 chromosome 2L, ASM965048v2, whole genome shotgun sequence encodes:
- the LOC117563830 gene encoding uncharacterized protein LOC117563830: protein MAELIEDMQQKEQEEHEEQHEQLATAQDADVDTMAHNEEAETPLPDSDGDSDSDNNAAPESLAAIENFDSEFDDVAAPQFEQLQLHGEREREREELESSDDEESNHEAAIEMSDTFNDEWASLDIADPGNDLNNHIDIEVEKFVPVDLSNDIAVNDIAAANPDYPYNPDAELIDVEGAAAAHVMPKFEKLSLAPLPK from the coding sequence ATGGCCGAACTGATTGAAGATATGCAGCAGAAGGAGCAAGAGGAGCACGAGGAGCAACATGAGCAGCTGGCCACAGCTCAAGATGCTGACGTCGACACAATGGCGCATAATGAGGAAGCGGAAACGCCGCTGCCTGACAgtgacggcgacagcgacagcgacaataATGCGGCGCCGGAGTCCTTGGCGGCCATTGAAAACTTTGACTCGGAGTTTGACGATGTCGCCGCGCCGCAATtcgagcagctgcagttgcatgGAGAACGGGAGCGCGAACGTGAGGAACTGGAGTCCTCAGATGATGAGGAAAGCAATCATGAGGCGGCCATTGAAATGAGCGACACCTTTAATGATGAATGGGCCTCGTTGGACATTGCAGATCCTGGCAATGATTTGAATAATCACATTGACATCGAGGTGGAGAAGTTTGTGCCCGTGGATCTATCCAATGATATTGCTGTCAACGATATTGCCGCCGCGAATCCCGACTATCCATATAACCCAGATGCAGAGCTGATTGATGTTGAGggtgcagctgcagcacacGTGATGCCAAAGTTTGAGAAGCTATCTCTGGCGCCGTTGCCCAAATGA
- the LOC117565859 gene encoding uncharacterized protein LOC117565859 — translation MSEDRPSPSRKKGRPPPPQRARSQIQDTSPVAGNNQNAEQPGSIPRPGSSALPDYFSDPGDSAQHPGSSLYPGSSLHPGSSSHPGSLHPGSSIHPGSSSHPDSSRHSSSLHSGSSRHASRPSSSPHPSSSLHPTSSSRSRSASRYVYSPHADAAQRPSSSERPSTSQYYDTMPTLRSSLRSDSPLGRFTAQSHPRLTRFQLHGKIYPVDKLLRRKPKRNEMDDETPTEDTPQQSGSRRQSQEVQANLPRERARFQEADSDNAAPRTNIEPSTRDEETAQAYDPGATTEMKSQEMGTETPSKTDKMLKFLRKKKSPTEETEEEIDQEDPEGGFRRRSTVPTERHAGRQKQSRILYTTDEEVRDALVEFAVFIVFLVLTSLVTLSVRHSYMFYFNDTMKKLFTTRELVIAPSVTVCFEKLITVPDWWDYLIYNFLVTLHGDMSVVSTEGSHEGDDETTEPPTTTETETREKREDKFNKHRINQDYEDDDEGGGGTIGSKVRPTPNRTHLDGRVFLHENLLLGPPRLRQIRVRKDTCFVNDAFIRYFNTCYDSYSKGAEEIISSHGGAPFRTMKELDSTPLWTILNMYATGGYTVDLTYDKETNLQIIKDLKRSHWLDRGSRLVLVEFNLYNENTDIFQSAKFIAEIPPTGGVLPQSQLQTVKHFSFITDKSLYMSVVYIFWYIMVVYYNINELNEIRKSGIKKYFKSLLNILDSVILVVCYLALVYNIWHTVKVKSLISWAKTRENYQSLDTLCFWNTIYVDMMAVLAFLVWIKIFKFISFNKTLVQFTTTLKRCAKDLAGFSLMFGIVFLAYAQLGLLLFGTKHPDFRNFITSVLTMIRMILGDFQYNLIEQANRVLGPIYFLTYILLVFFILLNMFLAIIMETYNTVKSEITQGRSQLGSYVYKKLSALIYFITHCGRKRQNRDTINQPDPEHQDFTDDPTASSRYSQSKVHLRRNMSEVEAHYFEDVPTDAPNKDMYRLNNRVSLLEEILEQLVTNMDAILKRVEKDAKKNK, via the exons ATGTCGGAAGATCGACCGTCGCCTTCGCGTAAAAAAGGGCGTCCGCCACCGCCACAGCGTGCTCGTTCGCAAATTCAGGATACTTCGCCGGTTGCCGGAAATAATCAAAATGCAGAACAACCTGGATCAATACCGCGTCCAGGCTCTTCCGCACTCCCTGACTATTTCTCTGATCCCGGAGATTCTGCTCAACATCCCGGCTCTTCCTTATATCCCGGCTCTTCCTTACACCCCGGGTCTTCCTCGCATCCCGGTTCTTTACATCCCGGCTCTTCCATACATCCTGGCTCTTCCTCACATCCCGACTCTTCGCGTCACAGTTCTTCTTTACATTCGGGCTCTTCACGTCACGCTTCACGTCCTAGCTCTTCGCCACATCCAAGTTCTTCACTACATCCCACTTCTTCATCTCGTTCCCGTTCTGCTTCGCGTTACGTCTATTCTCCCCACGCTGATGCTGCACAACGTCCTAGTTCTTCTGAACGCCCAAGCACTTCGCAATATTATGACACTATGCCAACTCTACGCTCTTCCTTGCGTTCCGATTCTCCGCTCGGTCGCTTCACAGCACAATCACATCCAAGACTTACACGCTTTCAGCTACATGGTAAAATATATCCAGTGGATAAATTATTGCGTCGAAAGCCCAAAAGGAATGAGATGGATGATGAAACACCAACAGAAGATACTCCTCAGCAAAGCGGCTCACGTCGACAATCTCAAGAGGTACAAGCTAATTTACCACGTGAACGTGCACGTTTTCAGGAAGCCGATAGTGACAATGCTGCTCCCAGGACAAATATCGAGCCCTCAACCAGAGACGAGGAAACCGCTCAAGCGTACGATCCAGGAGCCACTACCGAGATGAAAAGTCAAGAAATGGGCACAGAAACGCCAAGCAAAACGGataaaatgctgaaattcTTACGAAAGAAAAAATCTCCAACTGAGGAAACTGAAGAGGAAATAGATCAGGAAGATCCGGAGGGAGGTTTTCGTCGCCGATCTACCGTACCCACCGAGCGACACGCTGGAAGGCAAAAACAATCGCGTATTCTATACACAACAGATGAGGAAGTGCGCGATGCACTCGTGGAATTTGCCGTCTTTATTGTATTTCTCGTATTAACGTCATTGG TAACTTTGTCTGTACGACACTCCTACATGTTTTATTTCAACGATACGATGAAGAAACTTTTCACCACACGTGAATTGGTCATTGCGCCATCGGTGACAGTTTGTTTCGAGAAGCTTATCACGGTCCCCGATTGGTGGgactatttaatatataattttttagtcACATTGCATGGCGATATGAGTGTCGTAAGTACCGAGGGATCGCATGAAGGTGACGATGAAACAACTGAGCCACCCACTActacagagacagagacgcgTGAGAAACGCGAAGACAAATTCAACAAACATAGAATTAATCAAGATTATGAAGACGATGATGAGGGGGGAGGTGGTACAATAGGATCTAAAGTAAGACCAACACCGAACCGAACACATCTCGATGGACGTGTCTTCTTACATGAGAATCTCCTGCTTGGTCCTCCACGTTTGCGTCAGATCCGAGTGCGAAAAGATACTTGCTTCGTTAACGATGCCTTCATACGATACTTTAATACTTGCTACGATTCGTATTCGAAGGGAGCCGAGGAAATAATTTCATCACATGGCGGAGCACCATTTCGTACTATGAAAGAATTGGACTCGACACCGCTGTGGACAATACTCAATATGTATGCCACTGGTGGCTACACCGTTGACTTGACCTATGACAAAGAAACGAATCTGCAAATCATCAAGGATCTAAAAAGAAGTCATTGGTTGGACCGTGGTTCACGGCTGGTGCTAGTCGAATTCAATCTCTACAATGAAAATACCGATATTTTTCAAAGCGCCAA ATTCATAGCGGAAATTCCTCCAACTGGCGGGGTCTTGCCGCAGAGTCAATTGCAAACGGTGAAGCATTTCTCGTTCATTACGGATAAAAGTCTATACATGTCTGTGGTGtatatcttttggtatattatggtTGTGTactataatataaatgaacTTAATGAAATACGTAAATCGGGTATCAAGAAATATTTCAAGAGCCTACTCAACATACTAGACTCGGTTATATTAGtg GTTTGCTATTTGGCGCTGGTCTACAATATTTGGCATACGGTAAAGGTGAAATCTCTAATATCTTGGGCGAAAACCAGAGAGAATTATCAAAGCTTGGACACGCTGTGCTTTTGGAATACAATTTATGTTGATATGATGGCTGTTTTAGCATTTCTAGTTTGGATCAAGATCTTTAAGTTCATCAGTTTCAACAAGACGCTCGTTCAATTTACCACAACTTTAAAACGC tGCGCTAAGGACTTGGCTGGCTTCAGTCTCATGTTTGGTATCGTTTTCTTGGCCTATGCACAATTGGGTCTATTGCTTTTCGGTACAAAGCATCCCGATTTTCGAAACTTTATCACCTCAGTTTTGACCATGATACGCATGATTCTGGGCGACTTTCAATATAATCTTATTGAGCAAGCAAATCGTGTGCTTGGTCCCATCTACTTTTTAACCTATATTCTCTTGGTCTTCTTCATTCTTTTG aacatGTTCTTGGCCATCATCATGGAGACGTACAACACtgtgaaaagtgaaataacCCAAGGTCGCAGTCAACTTGGCTCGTATGTCTATAAGAAATTGTCAGCGCTAATCTATTTTATCACGCATTGTGGTCGCAAGCGCCAGAATCGAGATACTATCAATCAACCTGATCCCGAACATCAAGATTTTACTGATGATCCAACTGCGTCGAGTCGCTACAGTCAGTCCAAAGTTCATTTGCGTCGTAATATGAGCGAAGTCga GGCTCACTATTTTGAGGATGTGCCTACTGATGCACCCAATAAGGACATGTATCG TCTAAATAACCGCGTTTCACTGCTGGAGGAAATTCTGGAACAGCTTGTTACCAATATGGATGCCATACTGAAGCGCGTGGAAAAGGatgcaaagaaaaacaaatag